One Ostrea edulis chromosome 2, xbOstEdul1.1, whole genome shotgun sequence genomic region harbors:
- the LOC125678605 gene encoding mechanosensory protein 2-like, translating into MGQGETERDGDIGCCGYCLMILSFILVVIFFPFSLCIAIKVVQEYERAVIFRLGRVVGGAKGPGLFFLWPCVDEMQKVDLRVLSYDVPPQEILTKDSVTVAVDAVVYYRIFDPIMSVCNVNDAFRSTQLLASTTLRNVLGTKAMAEVLSERESISHEMQQILDTSTDPWGMKVERVEIKDVRLPMQLQRAMAAEAEAAREARAKVVAAEGEQKASRALKEAADVISESPAALQLRYLQTLNSISAEKNSTIIFPLPINMLSHFAKK; encoded by the exons AAACGGAACGGGATGGGGACATTGGGTGTTGTGGATACTGCCTGATGATTCTCTCCTTCATTCTGGTGGTTATTTTCTTCCCCTTCTCACTGTGCATAGCTATTAAG GTGGTGCAAGAATATGAAAGGGCTGTTATTTTCAGACTTGGCCGTGTTGTTGGAGGTGCAAAGGGACCTG GACTGTTTTTCTTGTGGCCATGTGTTGATGAAATGCAGAAAGTGGACCTTAGAGTTTTGTCATACGATGTCCCTCCACAGGAG ATTTTAACGAAAGATTCTGTGACAGTGGCAGTGGATGCTGTAGTCTATTATCGTATCTTTGACCCAATTATGTCCGTCTGTAACGTGAATGATGCCTTTAGGTCCACACAGCTGTTGGCGTCTACCACCCTGAGAAATGTTCTGGGTACCAAAGCCATGGCTGAAGTTTTGTCTGAACGAGAGAGCATTTCCCATGAGATGCAG cAAATTTTGGACACTTCAACTGATCCATGGGGAATGAAAGTGGAGAGAGTAGAAAT TAAGGATGTCAGACTCCCAATGCAGTTACAGAGAGCTATGGCGGCAGAGGCAGAGGCAGCCAGAGAGGCTAGAGCTAAG GTGGTGGCAGCAGAAGGGGAACAGAAGGCTTCACGTGCCCTGAAAGAAGCTGCTGATGTCATTTCGGAATCCCCGGCTGCCCTTCAGCTCCGATACTTGCAGACTCTCAATTCCATATCTGCAGAAAAGAACTCTACCATCATTTTCCCGCTACCCATCAATATGCTGAGTCATTTTGCCAAGAAGTga